In Caulobacter soli, the genomic stretch GGGGTGCACGAACGCGGTCGGATCGACGACGGGCCTAAGATCCTCGAAGCCATAGAACGGCATGTCACGCGCCTTTCGATCGATGAGCCTTCCGGCGGCGGCCGGGCTAGGCGTGAGAAACCTGGGGGACGGGCCTTGGGCGGCGATCCGAACCGACCGCGACAAAGGTGAACGCCGCCTGGGTGACCTTCTCGCGCTCGCCGCTTTCGCGGGGACGGCGCCAGGCCTCAACGGCGATTTTCATGGACGAGCGCCCGGTCTCGATGACTTCGGCATAGACCGAGACCTCGTCGCCGACGACGACGGGCCGGTGAAACGAGATGGCCTCGACGGCCACCGTGACCGCGCGCCCGGCCGAGTGACGCGCCGCGGCGTTTCCAGCCGCCAGGTCCATCTGACACATCAGCCAGCCGCCAAAGATATCGCCGCTGGGATTGGTGTCGGCCGGCATGGCGATCACCCGCACGGCCGGTTCGCTGACCGGCGGTTCGGGACTGTTGCTGCGCGGCGCGGTCATCACACGTGGATCGCCTTGCCGCGCACCGACATCGCCGCCTCCTTGACCGCCTCGCTGTGGGTCGGGTGGGCGTGGCAGGTGTAGGCGATGTCCTCGGAGGTGGCGCCGAACTCCATGGCCTGGGCGGCCTGGGCGATCATCGTCCCGGCCGGATGGGCGATGATCCACACGCCCAGGACCTGGTCGGAGGCCGCGTCAGCGATGACCTTCACGAAGCCCTCGGGCTCCTTGTTGGTCTTGGCCCGGGAGTTGGCCAGCATCGGGAACTTGCCGACCTTGACCGCGCCGCGCGCCTTGGCCTGGTCTTCGGTCAGGCCCACGCCGGCGATCTCGGGCGTGGTGTAGACCACGCTGGGGATCACCTCGTGGTTTACCAGCCCCGGCAGGCCGGCGATGATCTCGGCGACGGCGACGCCCTCGTCCTCGGCCTTGTGGGCCAGCATGGGACCGGCGATGACGTCGCCGATCGCCCAGACGCCGGGAACCGCGGTCTTGAATTGATGGTCGACGTCCAGCCGTCCCTGGGCGTTGAGCGACAGGCCGAGCGCTTCCAGGCCCAGGCCCTCGACATTGGCCTTTCGCCCCACCGAGACCAGCACCCGGTCGGCTTCCAGCCGGGTGGCCGCGCCGCCCGCCGCCGGCTCCAGCATCAGGGCGACGCCGGCCGCCTCGACCTGGGCTCCGGCGACCTTGACGCCGGTCATCAGGGTCATGCCCTGCCGCTTGAAGATCTTGGCCGCTTCGGCGCGCACGTCGCCGTCCATGCCCGGCAGGATCTGGTCGGCATATTCCACGACCGTCACTCGCGCGCCCAACCGGCGCCAGACCGAACCCAGCTCCAGGCCGATCACTCCGCCGCCGATCACCACCAGGTGCTCGGGCACGGCGGCCAGCTCCAGCGCGCCGGTGGAGTCGACGATCATGGTCTGGTCGATCGGCACATTGGCCAGCGCTGCGGGCGAGGACCCCGTGGCGATGATGATGTTCTTGGCGCGCACCACCTGGTCGCCGACCTTCACGGCGTCGGGCCGAAGGAGTTGGGCCGCGCCTCTCAACCACTCGACCTTGTTCTTCTTGAACAGGAACTGGATGCCGGCGGTCAGGCCGTCGATGGCCTCGTTGCGGTGACGATGCACCGCCTCCAGGTCCAGGCTGACGCCTTGCGTCTTCACGCCCAGCTTGGCCAAGGCTCCGGACCGGGCCTCTTCATAGAGCTCCGAAGCGTGCAGCAACGCCTTGGACGGGATGCATCCGACATTGAGGCAAGTCCCGCCCAGGGT encodes the following:
- a CDS encoding acyl-CoA thioesterase; this encodes MTAPRSNSPEPPVSEPAVRVIAMPADTNPSGDIFGGWLMCQMDLAAGNAAARHSAGRAVTVAVEAISFHRPVVVGDEVSVYAEVIETGRSSMKIAVEAWRRPRESGEREKVTQAAFTFVAVGSDRRPRPVPQVSHA
- the lpdA gene encoding dihydrolipoyl dehydrogenase, with protein sequence MAEHDFDVLVIGAGPGGYVAAIRAAQLGLKTACVESRETLGGTCLNVGCIPSKALLHASELYEEARSGALAKLGVKTQGVSLDLEAVHRHRNEAIDGLTAGIQFLFKKNKVEWLRGAAQLLRPDAVKVGDQVVRAKNIIIATGSSPAALANVPIDQTMIVDSTGALELAAVPEHLVVIGGGVIGLELGSVWRRLGARVTVVEYADQILPGMDGDVRAEAAKIFKRQGMTLMTGVKVAGAQVEAAGVALMLEPAAGGAATRLEADRVLVSVGRKANVEGLGLEALGLSLNAQGRLDVDHQFKTAVPGVWAIGDVIAGPMLAHKAEDEGVAVAEIIAGLPGLVNHEVIPSVVYTTPEIAGVGLTEDQAKARGAVKVGKFPMLANSRAKTNKEPEGFVKVIADAASDQVLGVWIIAHPAGTMIAQAAQAMEFGATSEDIAYTCHAHPTHSEAVKEAAMSVRGKAIHV